A stretch of Neisseria subflava DNA encodes these proteins:
- a CDS encoding beta strand repeat-containing protein, translating to MTANSNVVLGAKNGVNVYGSTVEGQAGTFVSSKAGNVDIKNATSTDTSAQSARKGTIFNITTSKTSSNSSIEKVTGSTLVSNADLTVVSNKDINVIGSALFAAQKLQLSSAGDLTIDAAKAVENKQVNEYSIKGYSGTETNKENGSVTAKAGIKFTDTHTDTHSVGLNGSILTGKNTQLSSNSNVTVSGSQVNGEESVNISAANDVNIVASKGSNTVTESGRVTDLGVSATAYEKNNVAGVGVSVGITSTKTDATTVTNTSHVSNINTGGNTTITANGNINQEGTVINATGNVVEAAKNVTHAAAHSGAKSDVKQNGGGLVVSAGISTNKGIGGEITAQGQGNSSAHNESTATVTTINAGNAIVLANDKVSDEGTKYDVTGAINIDAGSYHNTATHNTSNSSSKQGGASLTIGAYTKDGSNVDVNANLNVNYADENKKESTAVKGDMNATNVVINAKDSAEIASNITANNNVNITAGNGVTFTESANTASNQGTAVNVGIGAGATINVETGVAVPHVNGSVGVNKTDNASSTATGANIAAGNDIKINANNGDVNLHGTNLVSNNSVEVEGNKVNTSGAISSVNEKNLTVNVNGSYASGKPNGGINAKGKNEANVTNTANTIQSDNVVITTGSPTGLSVNNTTINGNNVAYYYDDSKAPAANRYTYRSRQPSYAKRRLRY from the coding sequence ATTACTGCCAACTCAAACGTAGTTTTGGGTGCAAAAAACGGCGTCAACGTTTACGGCAGTACCGTTGAAGGCCAAGCCGGTACATTCGTCAGCTCAAAAGCAGGCAATGTTGATATCAAAAACGCCACCAGCACCGATACTTCCGCACAAAGCGCGCGTAAAGGTACGATTTTCAATATCACGACCTCTAAAACCAGCAGCAACAGCAGCATTGAAAAAGTAACCGGTTCCACCCTGGTTTCCAATGCCGACCTGACCGTTGTTTCCAACAAAGACATCAATGTGATCGGCTCTGCATTGTTTGCGGCACAAAAACTGCAACTGTCTTCCGCAGGCGATTTGACCATTGATGCTGCCAAAGCGGTAGAAAACAAACAGGTCAACGAGTATTCCATCAAAGGCTACTCTGGCACCGAAACCAATAAAGAAAACGGCAGTGTGACTGCCAAAGCAGGTATCAAATTCACCGATACCCACACTGACACCCACTCTGTCGGCCTGAACGGCAGCATTTTGACCGGTAAAAACACCCAGTTGTCTTCAAACTCAAACGTTACCGTTAGCGGCAGCCAAGTCAACGGCGAAGAATCCGTCAACATTTCCGCAGCCAATGATGTCAATATTGTTGCATCCAAAGGCAGCAACACTGTGACCGAATCCGGCCGCGTAACCGATTTGGGCGTATCTGCTACTGCATACGAAAAAAATAACGTTGCAGGCGTCGGCGTATCTGTCGGCATTACCAGCACCAAAACAGATGCAACCACCGTAACGAATACATCCCATGTATCCAACATCAACACCGGCGGCAACACCACCATCACTGCCAACGGCAATATTAATCAAGAAGGTACAGTGATTAATGCGACCGGCAATGTGGTTGAAGCTGCCAAAAACGTTACCCATGCTGCGGCACACAGCGGTGCAAAATCCGATGTGAAACAAAACGGCGGCGGTTTGGTCGTTTCTGCCGGCATCAGCACCAACAAAGGCATCGGCGGTGAAATCACTGCACAAGGTCAAGGCAACTCTTCGGCCCACAATGAATCCACTGCAACCGTAACCACCATCAACGCAGGCAATGCCATCGTTTTGGCAAATGACAAAGTGTCTGATGAAGGTACAAAATACGATGTTACCGGTGCTATCAACATTGATGCAGGTTCATACCACAACACTGCCACCCACAACACCAGCAACAGCAGCAGCAAACAAGGCGGCGCTTCTTTGACTATCGGCGCATACACTAAAGACGGTTCAAACGTTGATGTGAATGCCAACCTGAACGTCAACTATGCTGATGAAAACAAAAAAGAATCTACCGCCGTCAAAGGTGATATGAATGCTACCAATGTTGTTATCAACGCCAAAGACTCTGCTGAAATCGCATCCAACATTACCGCCAACAACAACGTCAACATTACCGCAGGCAACGGCGTAACCTTCACCGAGTCAGCCAATACTGCCTCCAACCAAGGTACAGCCGTTAATGTCGGTATCGGTGCTGGCGCGACAATCAATGTCGAAACCGGTGTTGCCGTTCCTCACGTCAATGGCTCTGTCGGCGTCAACAAAACCGATAACGCTTCTTCTACCGCCACAGGCGCGAATATAGCGGCCGGCAACGATATTAAAATCAATGCCAACAACGGCGACGTTAACCTGCACGGTACCAACCTGGTATCCAACAACTCCGTTGAAGTAGAAGGCAACAAAGTCAATACTTCCGGCGCGATCAGCAGCGTTAACGAAAAAAATCTGACCGTCAATGTCAACGGCAGCTACGCTTCAGGCAAACCAAACGGCGGCATCAACGCCAAAGGTAAAAACGAAGCCAACGTAACCAATACGGCAAACACCATCCAAAGCGACAATGTCGTTATTACTACCGGCTCTCCAACCGGTTTGAGCGTCAACAATACGACCATCAACGGTAATAATGTTGCGTACTATTATGACGACAGTAAAGCTCCTGCGGCGAACCGTTATACCTACCGTTCTCGCCAACCAAGCTATGCCAAACGCCGTTTGCGCTACTAA